From Pieris rapae chromosome 3, ilPieRapa1.1, whole genome shotgun sequence, a single genomic window includes:
- the LOC111003388 gene encoding toll-like receptor 7 — MLLLLTFLFVTLDCNAFASKSDHNVCKSDGKSTTCSVRVLESNGSSLVIASNEYTRQLFIECNQLLLFESRLEANYFQRFSNLEGLTVRNCKLLRIPGNAFEGLRDLKKLSLRTKNYDWSSNKNLELSLGTFNGLKELQALDLGENNLKAIPSDVFCPLRNLQKLNLTYNKLKSVDRIGLGKNCAPDILSLDISHNELKTLNEDSEIAILRRLQELKLQQNNISDISSEIFSGLISLRILNISHNNLQFIPEGTFSNTKELREIYLNNNKLFELGRAVFHRLEQLFVLDLSNNQLSSAHIDGSTFVGLIRLIILNLSNNALTRIDNKTFKDLFVLQILDLRNNSIGYIEENTFLPLYNLHTLILAENRLHTIDELLFNGLFVLSKLNLNNNLLISIDPKAFKNCSDLKELDLSSNQLVEVPKAIWELSLLKTLDLGENLITDIKNGSFKSLDQLTGLRLIENQIGNLTIGMFWDLPSLQVLNLAKNKVQAIERGCFERNKQLEAIRLDRNFIVDINGVFASILSLLWLNLSENHLVWFDYAFVPSNLKWLDVHGNYIEHLGNYYKLREQLKITTLDVSHNRIVEISPLVIPNSVEVLFINNNRITNVQVNTFIEKRNLTRVDMYQNSITQLDLNSLRLYPVSLNKSLPEFYIGGNPIDCDCSMEWLPLINNMTATRQYPRIMDLENVLCKMTHTRSVTHVTLSNLKATDFLCTYETHCFTLCHCCDYVACDCQMTCPYNCSCYHDPTWHTNVVDCSSQRAAVIPENIPMDATEVYLDGNKFKELQNYAFIGRKNMRSLYVNSSEVESIQNRTFTGLSSLAILNLGNNKLTHLYGYEFEYLSQLQELYLQNNFLSYVSNTTFSTLYSLKYLRLDGNKLIDFSIWSLNVNKNLHNLAIGNNMWSCKCRYLQRFTSFLSENVPKIVDISDLWCWNPDSSTSQKRDLNLNGTICSDYYAGDTGIDNVLVSNYVPMLVTAFSGFMLIILVTLVIFLFRDTIRIWLYSNCGIRLFPFTGAYDDTDKLYDAYVCYSPKDDDFVIQTLAAELENGNPSYHLCLHYRDIPQHGSTYMQCTLPLPEAAEASKRIILVLTRNFIQTEWSRFEFRQALHEILKTRIYTLVIIEECSVLNEAECDPDLRPYLKTSSRIRWGQNKFWEKLKYALPDRNFRPKSSTIRHNNVNSFNMRGNVQNGTMRSFSFDKMRVSADGVSASPEYVENRSQYIQSPYGADGRPQSDHIYSSIDSDYSSLELGGANINRRRDFRHWPPPPPIIDTQQSGQAYLV; from the coding sequence atgttactatTGCTGACTTTTTTGTTTGTGACTCTGGATTGTAATGCGTTCGCGTCAAAAAGTGATCATAATGTCTGCAAAAGTGATGGAAAATCAACAACATGTAGTGTACGTGTTCTTGAATCAAATGGATCCAGCTTGGTTATAGCGTCAAATGAATATACGCGCCAGCTATTTATTGAATGTAATCAATTGCTCCTGTTTGAAAGTCGGTTAGAAGCGAATTACTTTCAAAGATTTTCGAATTTGGAAGGTCTAACAGTGAGGAACTGCAAATTGCTGAGAATACCTGGCAATGCATTTGAGGGACTGCGCgacctaaaaaaattgtctttacGTACAAAAAACTATGACTGGAgttcaaacaaaaacttaGAACTGTCTTTGGGAACTTTTAATGGACTAAAGGAATTACAGGCGCTGGATTTgggtgaaaataatttaaaagcgaTACCATCAGATGTTTTCTGCCCATTGAGGAATttgcaaaaattaaatttaacgtataataaacttaaaagcgTGGACAGAATTGGATTGGGAAAAAACTGTGCTCCGGACATTTTAAGTTTAGATATAAGCCACAATGAATTGAAAACGTTAAATGAAGATTCAGAAATAGCTATACTACGGCGGCTTCAAGAACTTAAACTTCAGCAGAACAATATCAGTGACATTTCAAGTGAAATATTCAGCGGACTCATATccttaagaattttaaatatttctcacAATAATCTTCAATTTATACCCGAAGGTACATTTTCTAATACTAAGGAACTTAGGGagatatacttaaataataacaaattattcgAACTAGGTAGGGCAGTATTTCACCGTTTAGAACAACTTTTTGTGTTAGATTTATCTAATAATCAACTTTCGAGCGCTCATATCGATGGCAGTACATTTGTAGGTCTGAttcgtttaattatattaaatttatctaataatGCTTTAACAagaattgataataaaacatttaaagatcTGTTTGTACTTCAAATACTAGATTTAAGGAATAATTCTATCGGTTATATTGAAGAAAATACGTTCCtacctttatataatttgcatACGCTAATCTTAGCGGAAAATCGCTTGCATACTATCGATGAATTGCTTTTTAATGGCCTGTTCGTATtaagtaaattgaatttaaataataatttattaatcagtATCGATCctaaagcttttaaaaattgttctgACTTAAAAGAGTTAGATTTAAGTTCGAATCAATTAGTGGAAGTTCCTAAAGCCATTTGGGAATTAtctcttttaaaaactttagatCTTGGGGAAAATTTGATCACCGATATTAAAAATGGATCATTCAAAAGCTTAGATCAATTAACTGGCTTGAGATTAATTGAAAATCAAATTGGAAACTTAACAATAGGCATGTTCTGGGATTTACCAAGTTTACAAGTTCTGAATTTGGCGAAAAATAAAGTACAAGCTATTGAAAGGGGATGTTTCGAACGAAATAAGCAGTTGGAAGCAATACGATTAGAcagaaattttattgttgaCATTAATGGAGTTTTTGCGTCAATATTAAGTTTGTTGTGGCTAAATTTATCAGAAAACCACTTAGTATGGTTTGATTATGCGTTTGTACCCAGTAATCTGAAATGGTTGGACGTACATGGTAATTATATTGAGCATTtaggaaattattataagcttCGTGAACAATTAAAGATTACTACTTTGGACGTAAGTCATAACCGTATCGTTGAAATATCTCCGTTAGTTATTCCAAACAGTGTAGaagtactatttattaataataaccgCATAACAAATGTACaagttaatacttttatagaaaaacgCAATCTAACTAGAGTTGATATGTATCAAAATTCCATAACACAATTAGATCTAAACAGCCTCCGCTTGTATCCCGTATCATTAAATAAGTCATTACCAGAGTTCTATATAGGAGGAAATCCTATAGATTGTGACTGCTCAATGGAATGGCTCCCTTTGATAAATAACATGACGGCTACTAGGCAGTACCCGAGAATAATGGATCTTGAGAACGTCTTATGTAAAATGACTCATACGAGAAGCGTCACTCATGTGACGCTAAGTAACCTTAAAGCAACCGactttttatgtacatatgaAACACATTGTTTTACGCTTTGCCATTGCTGTGATTATGTAGCTTGCGATTGTCAAATGACTTGCCCTTATAATTGTTCTTGTTACCATGACCCTACATGGCACACAAATGTAGTAGACTGTTCTAGCCAACGTGCGGCTGTTATCCCAGAAAATATACCAATGGATGCGACTGAGGTTTATTTAGACGGTAATAAGTTTAAAGAATTGCAAAATTATGCATTCATCGGTAGAAAAAACATGAGATCTCTTTATGTAAATTCTAGTGAAGTAGAAAGTATACAGAATAGAACATTTACCGGTTTGTCATCCCTCGCCATATTGAATCTTGGAAACAATAAACTCACACATCTTTACGGatatgaatttgaatatttgtcGCAACTCCAAGAGCTTTACTTGCAAAACAATTTCCTCAGCTATGTGAGCAACACTACATTCTCTACATTATATTCCCTGAAGTATTTAAGATTAGACGGGAATAAACTAATTGATTTTTCCATTTGGAGCttgaatgttaataaaaatttgcacAATTTAGCAATAGGTAATAATATGTGGTCTTGTAAGTGTAGGTATTTGCAGAGATTTACTTCTTTTCTATCAGAAAACGTTCCTAAAATTGTAGATATTTCTGATTTATGGTGTTGGAACCCAGACAGTTCTACCTCTCAGAAACGGGATTTGAACTTGAACGGAACAATCTGTAGTGATTACTATGCCGGAGATACGGGTATTGATAACGTTTTAGTATCGAATTACGTCCCAATGCTTGTAACTGCTTTTTCTGGCTTTATGCTAATCATACTGGTCACCCTtgtgattttcttatttcgaGACACAATACGTATATGGCTGTATTCAAATTGTGGTATAAGATTGTTTCCATTCACTGGAGCGTACGACGACACTGACAAATTATACGACGCTTATGTATGTTACAGCCCAAAGGATGACGACTTTGTTATTCAAACTTTAGCCGCTGAATTAGAGAATGGTAACCCGTCATATCATTTGTGCTTACATTATAGAGATATACCCCAACATGGCTCCACGTACATGCAGTGTACTTTACCGCTCCCCGAGGCAGCCGAAGCCTCTAAGCGCATTATTCTCGTACTAACTAGGAACTTCATTCAAACTGAATGGTCTAGATTCGAGTTTAGGCAAGCGTTACATGAAATCCTCAAAACTAGAATTTACACCCTCGTAATTATCGAGGAGTGTTCCGTTTTAAATGAAGCGGAATGTGATCCCGATTTACGACCTTATTTGAAAACAAGTTCAAGGATACGATGGGGACAGAATAAATTTTGGGAAAAGCTGAAATACGCTCTGCCGGATCGAAATTTTAGACCTAAATCATCCACCATCAGgcataataatgtaaattcgTTTAATATGCGAGGCAACGTTCAAAATGGTACGATGCGATCGTTTTCTTTTGATAAAATGAGGGTTTCTGCCGACGGTGTTAGTGCATCCCCTGAATACGTAGAAAACCGATCGCAGTATATACAGTCACCATACGGAGCAGATGGTAGGCCTCAATCTGATCATATTTATTCTTCTATTGATTCTGATTACTCATCGTTAGAGTTAGGCGGCGCTAATATCAACCGACGAAGAGATTTCAGACACTGGCCACCTCCTCCTCCAATAATCGACACACAACAATCGGGTCAGGCTTATCTAGTCTAG